TTCTCGGGTTCGACCTGAGGGTGAATTCCGctcgagggtggggaggggaaagatgggggtgggggggaggtgggtatgGGGGTGTggaggtgggtttgggggtggggaggggaaagatggggtggaggggaggtgggtaaagggggtggggagatggtgggtatgagggtggggaggggaaagatgcgggtggggggaggtgggtatgggggtggggaggagggggtaaggagatgGGATGAAAGATAagcaggtggggaggggggtatgagggTGGGGGTAAGTAGGTGGGGAGGAAGGTAAGTTGGCgggatgggggtgtggggagagggacGAGTAAGAGCGGTGGGGAGGACGGtatggaggaagggatggggaatcggggaggaatggagggaagggaagagggtggggtgggggtggggtttaccAGGTGGGGAAGAGGTTATTGGGTATGAGTATTGAGTATGGAGATGaggtaagagggggagagggggggggaagagatgcagaaaaaaaatatgataataataataataataataataataaaacgcttGAATGACACCTTGACGAGAAAATGAACATTGACTTACTACAATATCCTTTCGATAATTGGGAGCATTTTTGACATGACAtgaatctttttcttatatctagATGGCTAAGATAACTGATATTATCATGCGTTAACTATTGGTATTCGAGATGAACAACTTGTTATCTTGTACAACCATCGGCTTGAATATACCCTATAGTTCAATTATATTTTAAGGGTAATTCAGTACTCTGGTCTTCCGGCCTGAGAGCAACAAAATGCAAACGGcgaaaataatagttatgatcATTTTACACTGAGGGTTTCACGATACAAAGctacaggggaaaaaaggaagggtaaaGTAATGATATGAAATGGAATGAGAACGATAGCGGAagagattagttttttttttgttttctcgttaGATAATTTCGTCATTTCCTGGCGTCCACGTGGAGCTGTTGAATTATGGTCAATTTTACATCTTTAAAAACAAGACTTTCGTTAGTGCACTGATGATTTACTGGGAATTATACCTATtactgaaatgtggtgttacatacGAATACTACATATtgaatggacggagaagaaaacaaatgatgaagtgctgagaaaagtaaattgtaaagaaaggctgttggacatcttgaacaaaaggaaattaaagtttattggtcatgtgatgagaagtaaaagtattgagaaaaacttgctgacagggatggtgataggaaacagaggaagacgcaaaccgaagacaagactgagcgacaacatcaaagatatttgcgggctgacgatggtacaagtggaaagaaaagcgcaagatcgagttgactGGCGAAGgacggtggagaggtccacggctgctcaagcatgagcataccgttattgatgatacccATACCTGAATATCTGGATTTGGTACTCAAATTAAATATGCAAAATTGCttattaataattacattattagaTTCAAGACTACTACAGTTTATACTAttacatttcttcttttatttaatataatttccaTTCAGCttttgatagaagagagagagagaaaaaacacacctACATATTTACCTCGCATCTTATATAACGAAGGTTTCGCAGGTCTTGGATATCTTTATAGTAGCATATTccataggtaaaaaaaaagaaaacgcagccAAGTTGACAAGCAAAGCATCAGTCAAGCGAGAGTCTGTGTTTCTGAATCTCTTTcctatcattgttgctattatcattacaattattatcattatcattattgctgttgttattgttgctattatatgttatcaatattattatcattatcatcattattattattattattattattattatcatcatcatcatcatcatcatcatcatcatcatcatcatcatcatcatcatcatcatcatcatcatcgtcgtcgtcgtcatcatcatcatcatcatcatcatcatcatcatcatcatcatcatcatcatcatcatcatcatcatcatcatcatcatcatcgtaaatgCATGATCTGTGTAAACTCCCTCCCAGCCCCTCGCCTTAATGACGGGGGGGAATTTCCACACTTGCGGAGTGCAGCTGTGATGGCCCCTGCGAAGAGAGCCATGGCGCCGTCCGCAGCAACAAGAGTTAACTCCCCGTCAACTCCAGCACCAGCACCAGCTCAGCCCTCACTACCGCAGAGCAAGCAAGAGTCCAACAGGGAAGAGAAGGATTTGCTACAAGTGCTGCTCAAACAGATGGAGCAGTTGATGTTCATGTTGCAGCAACAGATGATGTTCATGTTGCAGCAacagatgatgttcatgatgcagCAACAGATGACGTTCATGATGCAGCAacagatgatgttcatgatgcagCAACAGATGACGTTCATGATGCAGCAACAGATGACGTTCATGATGCAGCAACAGATGACGTTCATGATGCAGCAACAGATGACGTTCATGATGCAGCAACAGATGACGTTCATGATGCAGCAACAGATGATTTAGCAATCCCAGTTCCAAGAAAGGATGTCTGGGTTCCTCCTCCCAGAACATTAACAGTTTGGAGAAAAGCTCTCTTCAGGAAGTTAGAACTAATGCTCGATAAGCAAAAATTGTAGGACACACTTCTAATGGCAGACCTAATATTTTTAGTCCCTCTACAGGAGGACTATTCCACCAAAAGTGATCAGTGACAAACGTGACAATACATCTGCTGAATATCTTAAAACATTTCTTGatggtgaaaagaaaaaatattgtaaattctGACGCCTATAAGTATCTTGgtgttatgttaaaatatatagagGATATTCTCCATCCCCCTGAGggtaccccctctccccacttgcAATATACCAATCCCCATGAAACAGCaaggattggtgtactaattcctgacaTTACTCTCAAAGAAAGTCTCAAAGAAAACGAGTTTCCAATCGGGCAAACACAGCTGCATTTAGTCCAGGAAACACAGTAATTAGGAATATCCTTCTTCAAATTTCTAGCCTGTCAGAGCAGGGTATACAAGTGTCATTATACCGGGTACCTTGTCATACAGTAATATCAACCTGTGGCAAGGTGGATCACCTGTCATACAGTAATATCAGCCTGTGACAAGGTGGATCAATTAGCAAAATCAGCAATATCCCATGCAGTTTTGGAGGCTATGCCAGTCTCATATCGCCAGTGCAAAATGTGCAAGGCACCCATGTTAGTAATCTCACACATTACTTACTTTGTTGCACGAAAACTGCATCCCATCGATCAAATAGCACTGTCCAGGGACCAGgacttattgattatattaattttattatagatactGGTCTTGTCTTACATATGAttagtgatttaaaaaaaagtctagatgatatgtgaataatgtaagAACAACGACACAGCCCTTTAGGAATGTATAACTGATGTTTGATTGACTGCTCTCTTCATAAATAGAAGCACAgcagtttggatagatgctataGCCTGTAGACTGCTctgtaatttttttatcaaattaaatccaataaacatacacacacacacacacacacacacacacacacacacacatatatatatatatatatatatatatatatatatatatatatatatatatatatatatgtatatatataatctgcatatatttatatatatatatatatatatatatatatatatatatatatatatatatatatatatatattttattatatatatatacatacatacacacacacatacatacacacacacacacacacacacacacacacacacacacacacacacacacacacacacacacacacacacacaccccacacatatatatatatattatatatatatatatataataatatatataatatatatatgtaatattattgatatatagatatatatacatcatatatacgtatataatatatattatatatacatacatacatatatatataaaaacatatatatatatatatatatatattatataacggtataaatacatatatatatatatattacatatatatatatatattatatatataaaatatatataatattatatatatatgtatatatatgttatatatacgtatcttaatgtatatatatatatatatgatatatataatatatatatatatatatataatatatatatatatatatatatacatatatatatatatatatatatatatatatatatatatatataatataatatatataatatatatatatatacacacacacacacacacacacacacacactcacacacacacacacacacacacacacacatacacacacacacacaccacacacacacacaacatatatgtatatatatacataatatacatatgtatatatatatatatatatatatatatatatatatatattatatatatttgataataatagtaataataataatagtaataataataatcataatcataatcataataataataacaataataataataataataataataatgataataataataacacataaaaatacacacacacacaccacacacacacacacacacacacacacaaacacacacacacacacacacacacacacacacacacacacacacacacacacacacacgcacatatatatgtatatatatatatatatatatatatatatatatatatatatatatatatatatatatatatatatatgtatatatatatatatatatatatatataatatatatataatatatatatatatatatatatatataaatatacatacaacacacacatatacacacactcacacacacacacacacacacacacacacacacacaaacacacacacacaaaataaatatatatgtatatatatatatatatatatatatatatatatatatatatatatatatattatatatatatatatatatatgtatatatacatatatatatatatattagctctcAACACGGCTTGCGCAATTCTGGATTTCAATACTAGCTGTAATAAAATCCCAAACAGAAGCGATCAGAACCATTAACGTTTTTTTGTGATaccaattatcatatcattaacagTATCTGTGATATGGTGTCttgtcatttattgttatttctttgcaGTAATATGTCAGTGGCTCGACTTGTTAACAGGCAGTGGGGTCCGAaggccaattattattattattattattattattattattattattattattattattatcattattattttattgctttattattctgttcttcttattattactgttgttgtttttatatttttactactattgttattatttctgttatcattatcattattatcaatattattgctactatcaaaatcgttattagtgttttttttattattattattatcactatcattagagagagagagagagagagagagagagagagagagagagagagagagagagagagagagagagagagagagagagagagagagagagagagagagagagagagagagagagagagagagagagagagagagagagagagagagagagagagagagagagacatatcatATACAGTAAAAATGCTTATATTTCCTCACAATCAAAAGAATCCTCCTGACTCTAATAATTTACAAGCAtatccattctcttttt
The Penaeus monodon isolate SGIC_2016 chromosome 9, NSTDA_Pmon_1, whole genome shotgun sequence DNA segment above includes these coding regions:
- the LOC119577283 gene encoding zinc finger protein 853-like produces the protein MAPSAATRVNSPSTPAPAPAQPSLPQSKQESNREEKDLLQVLLKQMEQLMFMLQQQMMFMLQQQMMFMMQQQMTFMMQQQMMFMMQQQMTFMMQQQMTFMMQQQMTFMMQQQMTFMMQQQMTFMMQQQMI